The Sphingomonas sp. So64.6b genome includes a region encoding these proteins:
- a CDS encoding FecR domain-containing protein, with product MSEAVARAESAAVWAARLADGRLPVNRQAEFEAWMAEDPRNAQVLEEIVDAWRSVEAYATSAPIMEMRQAAMASANRAAPRTRFWRSAGMLQACLAATLVLTLMGAGIWNWLQPTLYETGVGERRVVVLADGSKISLDGDSAVAVSFGRKSRELWLEHGRAKFDVAKDALRPFSVTAGDKVVVATGTAFSVERMKVAVRVILYEGHVAVLEKVGDESRAVSVAPRRNEAPVLAERALQPGSELVMPAGLVASAAPAAVHVSEIDPVQTLRWEGGQMVFVDEPLQAVTERMNRFADNKLTIDGPRTGDLRISGVFHAGDNEALIQGLAAFGVHARKNDRTTTLSLAR from the coding sequence GTGAGTGAGGCCGTGGCTCGCGCGGAAAGCGCCGCCGTCTGGGCCGCTCGCCTGGCGGACGGGAGATTGCCCGTCAATCGCCAGGCGGAGTTCGAAGCATGGATGGCCGAGGATCCGCGCAACGCGCAGGTTCTGGAGGAGATCGTCGACGCGTGGCGCTCGGTCGAGGCATATGCGACAAGCGCGCCGATCATGGAGATGCGGCAAGCTGCGATGGCGTCCGCCAATCGTGCGGCGCCGCGCACGCGATTCTGGCGCAGTGCCGGCATGCTGCAGGCTTGCCTCGCCGCGACTCTGGTCCTCACGCTCATGGGTGCCGGCATATGGAACTGGCTGCAGCCGACCCTGTACGAGACAGGCGTTGGTGAACGACGCGTGGTTGTCCTGGCCGATGGATCGAAGATTTCGCTCGATGGCGACAGCGCGGTCGCGGTCAGCTTCGGCCGCAAGAGTCGCGAGTTATGGCTCGAGCACGGCCGTGCCAAGTTCGACGTCGCCAAGGATGCGTTGCGGCCCTTTTCGGTCACTGCCGGCGATAAGGTCGTGGTCGCCACCGGAACGGCGTTCAGCGTCGAACGGATGAAGGTCGCGGTGCGCGTGATCCTGTATGAAGGCCATGTCGCGGTGCTGGAGAAGGTCGGCGATGAATCGCGCGCAGTATCCGTCGCCCCGCGCCGAAACGAGGCGCCGGTTCTGGCTGAGCGTGCGCTTCAGCCGGGCAGCGAGCTTGTGATGCCGGCCGGGCTGGTCGCGTCGGCGGCCCCGGCTGCGGTGCATGTTTCGGAAATCGATCCGGTGCAGACATTGCGTTGGGAAGGGGGGCAGATGGTGTTCGTCGACGAGCCCCTCCAGGCGGTCACTGAGCGGATGAACCGCTTTGCGGACAACAAGCTGACGATCGATGGGCCGCGTACGGGTGACTTGCGCATTTCGGGCGTATTCCACGCAGGCGACAATGAGGCGTTGATCCAGGGCTTGGCGGCGTTCGGCGTCCATGCGCGCAAGAACGATCGCACAACGACGCTATCCCTGGCGCGTTAG
- a CDS encoding CapA family protein, whose translation MPSKDPDEMLRAPRKAGVTHGDFDLISIGDLLYSHPMADNANPEFQKVLAIVRSGDVTIGNQEGVFMDLKTFKGEAYGPGQLWGEATLAKDMRAMGVDMVSVANNHSFDWGPEGLLETRRLLDAAGMVHSGGGASLEQARRAGILTTPKARVALVSVASSFKPNATANDPMGEVPARPGISTLRTRKIILITPAQMAMVRKLATELASTLAPAPPADSTEVTLGDQIYRLSDKSGLHYDMDLYDHAALLKAVRDGKDAADLLVFTIHAHESPTGFDDDTPAPPDFLIKLFHDVVDAGADVVMGGGPHSLRGIEIYKGQPIFYGMGVFFIKGEIKALQETAFQVFPDATGKAPPPEPPEQSVRRGGNPASWYDGMVASTEFRDGKPVLIRLYPLDVGNTYDRTRRGNPHLADPENARRILAMLQRESALLGTKIEIEGTTGVIRLGMIHKE comes from the coding sequence ATGCCGTCCAAGGACCCGGACGAGATGCTGCGCGCGCCGCGCAAGGCCGGGGTGACGCATGGCGATTTCGACCTGATCTCGATCGGCGATCTGCTTTATTCGCATCCGATGGCGGACAACGCCAATCCGGAATTCCAGAAAGTGCTCGCCATCGTCCGTTCGGGCGATGTGACGATTGGCAACCAGGAAGGTGTCTTCATGGATTTGAAGACCTTCAAGGGCGAAGCTTATGGGCCGGGCCAGCTCTGGGGTGAGGCGACGCTCGCGAAGGACATGCGCGCGATGGGCGTGGACATGGTTTCGGTCGCCAATAATCACTCGTTCGACTGGGGGCCGGAAGGCTTGCTCGAAACGCGGCGGCTGCTCGACGCGGCGGGCATGGTCCACTCGGGCGGCGGAGCGAGCCTCGAACAAGCCCGTCGCGCGGGCATCCTGACCACGCCGAAGGCGCGCGTGGCGCTCGTTTCGGTTGCTTCCAGCTTCAAGCCCAATGCGACGGCGAACGATCCGATGGGCGAAGTTCCGGCGCGGCCAGGCATCAGCACTTTGCGCACGCGCAAGATCATCCTCATCACGCCCGCGCAAATGGCCATGGTGCGCAAGCTGGCGACCGAGCTCGCATCGACGCTCGCCCCGGCGCCGCCCGCCGATTCTACCGAGGTGACGCTGGGCGACCAAATCTACCGGCTCTCCGACAAGAGCGGCCTGCATTACGACATGGATCTTTATGACCATGCCGCGCTGCTCAAGGCGGTGCGCGACGGCAAGGACGCCGCCGACCTGCTGGTCTTCACCATCCATGCGCATGAAAGCCCGACCGGTTTCGACGACGATACGCCCGCGCCGCCGGATTTCCTGATCAAGCTGTTTCACGATGTGGTCGATGCCGGCGCGGATGTGGTGATGGGCGGCGGCCCGCACTCGTTGCGCGGGATCGAAATCTACAAGGGCCAGCCGATCTTCTACGGCATGGGCGTGTTCTTCATCAAAGGGGAGATCAAGGCGCTTCAGGAAACCGCTTTCCAGGTGTTCCCCGACGCGACCGGCAAAGCGCCGCCGCCCGAACCGCCCGAACAATCGGTACGCCGCGGCGGCAATCCGGCAAGCTGGTACGACGGCATGGTCGCCAGCACCGAATTCAGGGACGGCAAGCCGGTGTTGATCCGGCTCTATCCGCTCGATGTCGGCAATACCTATGATCGCACCCGGCGCGGCAACCCGCATCTCGCCGACCCGGAAAACGCTCGCCGCATCCTGGCCATGCTGCAGCGAGAGTCGGCCCTGCTCGGCACCAAGATCGAGATTGAAGGCACAACCGGTGTGATCCGGCTTGGCATGATCCATAAGGAATGA
- a CDS encoding CapA family protein, with amino-acid sequence MRDLAKRLFPLALALAATAVITPAARAQASEPSKDPGEFLNTSPKPMTIKAPFSVVSVGDVLYAHPLAAVDDPEFRKVLALLRSGDVAIANQEGVFIDLATFRGEAYGHGQLWGEGTLPADIKALGIDMVSVAGNHATDFGSKGLMETLRLLDAAGVTHAGSGPTLTHARSAGLLNTPKGVVGLVATASTFKVNAGANDAYPEGETPARPGINALRTNSIILVNAGQLATVRRLATELASPLDPAPAADAIEISFGERTYRLSDRKGLHYDMDLYDHAGLLKSVREAKERAGLVAFTIHAHESATGVDDDTPEPPDFLIRLFHDAVDAGADMVMGGGPHALRGVEIYKGRPILYGLGIFLFKADIKALQETVFRAFPPLQAEMPDPRPNSPRSWFDSVLAVTDFDGGRARRVRLYPIDLMNEGSVPSRRGIPHRASGANAQRILKKLQEDSVRFGTRITIEGDVGLIRIP; translated from the coding sequence GTGCGAGACTTGGCCAAGCGTCTCTTCCCCCTGGCGCTGGCATTGGCCGCGACCGCGGTCATTACGCCGGCCGCCCGTGCGCAGGCCTCCGAGCCTTCGAAAGACCCCGGCGAATTCCTCAATACGTCACCAAAGCCGATGACGATCAAGGCGCCGTTCAGCGTGGTGTCGGTCGGCGACGTTCTTTACGCCCACCCGCTCGCGGCGGTCGACGATCCCGAATTCCGCAAGGTTCTCGCGCTGCTCCGCTCGGGCGATGTCGCGATCGCCAACCAGGAAGGCGTGTTCATCGATCTCGCCACATTCCGTGGCGAGGCTTATGGTCATGGGCAGTTGTGGGGCGAGGGCACGCTCCCGGCGGATATCAAGGCACTCGGCATCGACATGGTGTCGGTCGCGGGCAATCACGCGACAGATTTCGGATCGAAAGGGTTGATGGAAACCCTCCGTTTGCTCGACGCAGCAGGTGTGACTCATGCCGGGAGCGGTCCGACGTTGACGCACGCGCGCAGCGCCGGCCTGTTGAACACACCAAAGGGCGTGGTCGGGCTGGTCGCCACCGCATCGACTTTCAAAGTGAATGCCGGTGCGAACGACGCCTATCCGGAGGGGGAGACGCCTGCACGCCCGGGAATCAATGCCTTGCGCACCAACTCGATCATACTGGTAAATGCCGGCCAGCTCGCGACGGTCAGGCGTCTGGCTACCGAACTCGCCTCGCCACTTGATCCCGCGCCGGCCGCCGACGCGATCGAGATAAGCTTCGGCGAACGCACCTATCGGCTCTCGGATCGCAAGGGCCTGCATTACGACATGGACCTGTATGACCATGCCGGATTGCTCAAGAGCGTCCGCGAGGCGAAGGAGCGCGCGGGGCTGGTGGCGTTCACGATCCACGCACACGAAAGCGCGACCGGCGTCGACGACGACACGCCCGAGCCGCCCGATTTCCTCATCCGCCTGTTCCACGACGCCGTGGACGCAGGGGCCGATATGGTAATGGGCGGCGGCCCGCACGCCCTGCGTGGGGTCGAGATATATAAGGGACGGCCGATCCTCTACGGCCTGGGCATCTTCTTGTTCAAAGCCGATATCAAGGCGTTGCAGGAAACCGTTTTTCGAGCTTTTCCGCCGTTACAGGCAGAGATGCCTGACCCACGCCCGAACAGCCCGCGAAGCTGGTTCGACAGCGTGCTTGCCGTCACCGACTTCGATGGCGGTCGCGCGCGACGCGTCCGTCTTTACCCGATCGACCTGATGAATGAGGGAAGCGTGCCGTCCCGGCGCGGTATTCCGCACCGCGCAAGCGGGGCCAACGCACAGCGCATCCTGAAAAAACTTCAGGAGGATTCGGTGCGGTTCGGCACGCGCATCACGATCGAGGGCGATGTCGGGTTGATCCGGATTCCATGA
- a CDS encoding TonB-dependent receptor produces the protein MSNWKSIKLAALFAATAPISLLAASPAHAQEKTYTFNIPRQSLGSALRQFSQTTNLQVIFLEKSVAGKPHVSLVGRYSAADALHKLLLGTGLPVRQTPAGMYVLGENAVVGEAAGQTDPNVGETEEADAQPGGTDIVVTGSRIRKAATDTSAPVTVVRGQDLTDRGYVTAGQMLNDITSNVPDLPITISQGFPSGPGQTYPNLFNLGAGRTLTLVNGRRMVASASGLGDRAVDTNVIPAGLIDRIDIVQAGGAAVYGSDAIAGVVNYVLKKDFQGLEIDLQNSISTFGDDWRPYVRLTAGQNFAEGRGNIAVNMEYSKTEPLTEFDRPWTDQAPFLVTNPLDTGPNDGIPNRIYITNARYRLYNRNGVLYQPSPNPPFFSSSNINNQNRYYQFSADGSQVIPFNRGAFTGGDATASGGDGADWREVSSLGTGVERYTGTVTGHFDITSGVRAIGEFVYGREKGTDPYGTQSIFRAFFNDYESGSGLIPFNRTNPFLTPAAIARLDAISPIFASGGDLLLSRFMDILPSRNRPSQRDTWRALVGLEGDFQAADRSFYWSLTASRGQTTGFAEVWAPYGTHLNNALAAVRNGAGQIVCSINADADQTNNDAACIPFSPFGDVRPSDAALAYVTVLSGERYKNVQDDYLATFGGDLLSLPGGKAKFSLAYEHRRETARLTPYEADQLGLTFNCCASVPTGGGFNTDEVSAELLVPIIGEDFTLPGVKALVADGSFRYVDNSIAGKAKVWGAGLRWDTGFGVTFRGSRSRNFRAPSLDQLFAPVSTSPFPIGRDPCDADNITSGPDTATRLRNCQALFAANPDYGPLAAFQDPAEDTSLAMVATGGNKDLKNEISNTLSYGVVFQPDFIPGLTFTADRIEVHLQDGLTAFSPANFLSVCFDSTNYPNDACNQFTRNAQGYVVAAKQTTFNAAIVKYHGEVYNLNYVLPLDRIFSSDLGKLEFNVEATHTSLALTDTTGFNATESQGTVQNPDWRGRLDVNYTKGPLKLFYQLYYLPAQLHAVGATIENDPIPVVSANYRHTISVQYELPKLTLRAGVNNFTNEGPSFPTRSYGDIYGRQFFVGAKMRFR, from the coding sequence ATGAGCAACTGGAAGTCGATCAAACTCGCCGCACTTTTTGCGGCTACCGCGCCGATATCGCTGCTGGCGGCGTCGCCGGCTCATGCGCAGGAAAAGACTTACACGTTCAATATCCCCAGGCAGAGCCTGGGTAGTGCGCTGAGGCAATTCAGTCAGACAACCAACCTGCAGGTCATCTTCCTGGAGAAATCGGTCGCCGGAAAGCCACATGTTTCGCTCGTCGGCCGCTACTCGGCCGCGGATGCCTTGCATAAGCTGTTGCTCGGTACCGGTCTGCCGGTGCGTCAGACGCCGGCCGGCATGTACGTGCTCGGTGAAAATGCCGTTGTCGGTGAAGCGGCCGGTCAGACGGACCCAAACGTAGGCGAAACCGAAGAAGCGGACGCCCAGCCCGGGGGCACTGACATCGTCGTCACCGGGTCGCGCATCCGCAAGGCGGCGACCGATACATCGGCGCCGGTGACGGTGGTGCGCGGGCAGGACCTCACCGATCGCGGTTATGTCACGGCCGGTCAGATGTTGAACGATATCACGTCGAACGTTCCCGACCTGCCGATCACGATATCGCAAGGCTTTCCATCGGGTCCCGGTCAGACCTATCCCAATCTGTTCAACCTCGGTGCTGGACGCACGCTGACTCTCGTCAACGGTCGCCGCATGGTTGCATCGGCATCCGGCCTGGGCGACCGCGCGGTCGACACCAACGTCATTCCCGCCGGATTGATCGACCGGATCGATATCGTCCAGGCCGGTGGCGCCGCGGTCTATGGCTCCGACGCGATCGCGGGCGTGGTCAACTATGTGCTCAAAAAGGATTTCCAGGGGCTGGAAATCGATCTGCAGAATTCGATCAGCACGTTCGGCGACGATTGGCGCCCCTATGTACGGCTGACGGCGGGACAGAATTTCGCCGAAGGTCGCGGCAACATCGCGGTCAACATGGAATATTCGAAGACCGAGCCGCTGACCGAATTCGACCGACCCTGGACCGATCAGGCGCCGTTTCTGGTGACCAATCCGCTGGATACCGGCCCGAACGACGGCATTCCCAATCGGATCTATATCACCAATGCGCGCTACCGTTTGTACAATCGCAATGGTGTACTTTACCAACCCAGTCCCAATCCGCCGTTCTTCTCGTCCTCAAACATCAACAACCAAAACAGGTATTATCAGTTTTCCGCTGATGGCAGCCAGGTCATTCCATTTAACCGCGGAGCCTTCACCGGAGGCGATGCGACCGCGAGCGGCGGGGATGGCGCAGACTGGCGCGAGGTATCCAGCCTCGGAACGGGCGTCGAGCGCTACACCGGCACCGTCACCGGTCATTTCGACATCACGAGCGGCGTCCGCGCGATCGGCGAGTTCGTTTATGGCCGCGAAAAGGGCACTGATCCCTACGGCACCCAGTCGATCTTTCGCGCGTTTTTCAATGATTATGAAAGCGGTTCGGGCCTGATCCCGTTCAATCGCACCAATCCTTTCCTCACGCCGGCGGCAATTGCCAGGCTCGATGCGATCAGTCCGATTTTTGCTTCTGGTGGCGATCTCCTTCTGTCCCGCTTCATGGATATCCTGCCGAGCCGCAACCGTCCGAGCCAGCGCGACACCTGGCGTGCACTGGTCGGGCTGGAAGGCGATTTCCAGGCCGCCGACCGCTCATTCTACTGGAGTCTGACGGCTAGTCGCGGCCAGACCACCGGCTTTGCCGAAGTCTGGGCGCCCTACGGCACGCATCTCAACAACGCACTCGCCGCGGTGCGTAACGGTGCCGGCCAGATCGTCTGCAGCATCAATGCCGATGCCGATCAGACTAACAACGATGCTGCCTGTATACCATTCAGCCCGTTCGGCGATGTCAGGCCCTCTGACGCGGCCCTGGCCTATGTCACCGTGTTGTCGGGTGAGCGCTACAAGAACGTACAGGACGATTACCTGGCGACATTCGGCGGCGATCTCCTGTCGCTGCCCGGCGGCAAGGCGAAGTTCAGCCTGGCCTATGAGCATCGCCGGGAAACCGCCCGCCTGACGCCCTATGAAGCGGATCAGCTCGGACTGACGTTCAATTGCTGTGCTTCGGTCCCCACCGGCGGTGGTTTTAACACCGACGAGGTTTCGGCGGAATTGCTGGTCCCGATCATCGGTGAAGATTTCACCTTGCCCGGGGTCAAGGCGTTGGTGGCCGACGGATCGTTCCGTTATGTCGACAATTCGATTGCTGGCAAGGCGAAAGTATGGGGCGCCGGCCTTCGCTGGGATACCGGCTTTGGTGTGACGTTCCGCGGATCGCGCAGCCGCAACTTCCGTGCGCCGTCGCTCGATCAGCTCTTCGCGCCGGTCAGCACCAGTCCGTTCCCGATCGGCCGCGATCCGTGCGACGCGGATAACATCACCAGTGGCCCGGACACCGCCACGCGGCTGCGCAATTGCCAGGCGCTGTTCGCCGCAAATCCCGATTATGGCCCGCTCGCCGCTTTCCAGGATCCGGCCGAAGATACGTCGCTCGCCATGGTGGCCACCGGCGGCAACAAGGATTTGAAGAACGAAATTTCGAATACGTTGAGCTATGGTGTCGTGTTTCAGCCGGATTTCATACCGGGACTGACCTTCACTGCTGATCGCATCGAAGTGCATCTGCAGGACGGTCTCACCGCCTTCAGCCCGGCGAACTTCCTGTCGGTTTGTTTCGATTCGACCAACTATCCGAACGACGCCTGCAACCAGTTCACGCGAAATGCTCAGGGCTATGTCGTCGCTGCGAAACAGACCACGTTCAACGCCGCGATCGTCAAATATCATGGCGAGGTCTATAATCTGAACTACGTGCTGCCGCTGGACCGCATCTTTTCCAGTGATCTCGGCAAGCTCGAATTCAACGTCGAGGCGACTCATACCAGCCTGGCGCTGACCGACACCACCGGGTTCAATGCAACGGAATCGCAGGGCACGGTGCAGAATCCCGATTGGCGCGGCCGGCTCGACGTCAACTACACCAAGGGTCCGCTCAAGCTGTTCTACCAGCTTTATTACCTGCCAGCTCAGCTTCATGCGGTGGGCGCGACGATCGAGAACGATCCGATCCCAGTCGTGTCGGCCAATTACCGGCACACCATCTCGGTGCAATATGAGCTGCCCAAGCTGACGCTGCGGGCCGGCGTCAACAATTTCACCAACGAAGGGCCGTCGTTCCCGACGCGCAGCTATGGTGACATCTATGGCCGCCAGTTCTTCGTCGGCGCGAAGATGCGGTTCCGCTGA
- a CDS encoding cupin domain-containing protein encodes MTELQPIRRVVTGHDQAGRAIVRDDETFSTVPIPGGDAAFALLWTTQTVPADNNDETDGLLRDAGLTLHHGSVIRIVDMLPGGASPMHRTNSIDYGIALSGQVEMALDDGSTTLLGPGAIIVQRGTMHLWRNPSPSETCRIVFILIEAKPYRHEGVSLQQIQP; translated from the coding sequence GTGACTGAGTTGCAGCCGATCCGCCGCGTCGTCACGGGGCATGACCAGGCCGGGCGCGCGATCGTGCGCGACGACGAGACCTTTTCGACCGTCCCCATCCCCGGCGGCGACGCCGCCTTTGCATTGCTGTGGACAACGCAAACCGTGCCAGCAGACAATAACGACGAGACCGATGGCCTATTACGCGACGCCGGGTTGACCTTGCACCACGGCTCAGTGATCCGCATCGTCGACATGTTACCGGGAGGTGCCTCGCCGATGCATCGCACCAACAGCATCGATTATGGCATCGCATTGTCGGGTCAGGTCGAGATGGCGCTCGACGATGGCAGTACGACACTGCTCGGCCCCGGCGCGATCATCGTTCAACGCGGCACCATGCATTTGTGGCGCAACCCCAGTCCGAGCGAGACTTGCCGCATCGTCTTTATCTTGATCGAAGCGAAGCCGTACCGGCACGAAGGCGTGTCCCTGCAGCAAATCCAGCCGTGA
- a CDS encoding fumarylacetoacetate hydrolase family protein — protein MKLATLHDGTPDGALVVVSADTTHYLSAGDIAATLQTALEQWPAVAPRLAALADRLVLGEGHPTVVARFAAPLPRAWQWLDGSAFASHGALMQQAFALPPIETDLPLMYQGLSHQFLGPRDDVPLPSEADGIDFEGEFGIVTDAVPMGTNAADALAHIRLVMQLNDWSLRTIAPVEMKTGFGWIQAKPACSVAPFAVTPDELGDAWKNGRVCLDLAVSWNGASFGRANGAPMSFGFHDLIAHAARTRALPAGTIIGSGTVSNQNYREVGSSCIAERRGMEIVDHGTPRTDFMRFGDTVQMEARLPDGAALFGAIDQRVVIMGSGRD, from the coding sequence ATGAAACTCGCCACCCTTCACGACGGCACGCCCGATGGCGCGCTGGTCGTCGTTTCCGCCGACACCACCCATTACCTGTCCGCCGGCGACATAGCAGCGACGCTGCAAACCGCGCTGGAGCAGTGGCCCGCAGTCGCGCCCCGCCTCGCTGCGCTCGCCGATCGTCTCGTCCTGGGCGAAGGCCACCCGACGGTCGTCGCTCGCTTTGCCGCGCCGTTGCCGCGTGCGTGGCAATGGCTGGATGGGTCGGCTTTTGCGAGCCATGGCGCGCTGATGCAGCAGGCATTCGCTCTGCCACCGATCGAAACCGATCTCCCGCTGATGTATCAGGGACTGTCGCACCAGTTCCTCGGACCGCGCGATGACGTCCCGCTGCCCAGCGAGGCGGACGGCATCGATTTCGAAGGCGAGTTCGGGATCGTCACCGATGCGGTACCGATGGGCACCAACGCGGCTGACGCGCTCGCTCATATCCGCCTTGTCATGCAGCTCAACGACTGGTCGCTGCGGACAATTGCACCGGTCGAGATGAAGACCGGCTTCGGGTGGATCCAGGCCAAACCGGCGTGCAGCGTCGCGCCGTTCGCCGTCACACCCGACGAACTTGGCGATGCGTGGAAAAATGGCCGCGTCTGCCTCGATCTTGCGGTCAGCTGGAATGGTGCATCTTTCGGGCGTGCCAATGGCGCACCGATGTCTTTCGGCTTTCACGACCTCATCGCTCATGCCGCGCGCACCCGGGCGCTGCCGGCGGGGACGATCATCGGTTCCGGTACGGTGTCCAACCAGAATTATCGTGAGGTTGGCTCATCGTGCATTGCCGAGCGGCGTGGAATGGAAATAGTCGACCACGGTACCCCGCGCACCGACTTCATGCGCTTTGGTGACACCGTGCAGATGGAGGCGCGCTTGCCGGATGGCGCTGCCTTGTTTGGCGCGATCGATCAGCGCGTCGTCATAATGGGTAGCGGCCGTGACTGA
- a CDS encoding NAD-dependent epimerase/dehydratase family protein: MRIIVTGANGFVGRLLVGRLARQGHEIVAIDHLIEADCGIEAIAGSIADPVILARAFAGGCDAVVHLATVPGGAAEADSASARRINIDATIALSEAAAEAGRRPRFILASSIAVFGANLPATVDDDTPLRPLLVYGAHKAMIEQWLATLSRRDALDALSLRLPGIVARPAGPSGMKSAFMSDVFHALRADAPFTSPVAADATMWLMSVDTVVAALVHALTLDLALPADRAVTLPALRLRMDELVTTISRRTGIDPARVRYAPDPDLQAAFGAYPALVTARGDALGFHHDGSVDRLVASALATITSQDSVK; encoded by the coding sequence GTGCGGATCATCGTCACTGGGGCGAACGGCTTTGTCGGGCGATTGCTTGTCGGGCGACTTGCCAGGCAGGGTCATGAAATCGTCGCGATCGATCATCTGATCGAGGCTGACTGCGGCATCGAAGCCATTGCCGGCAGCATCGCCGATCCTGTCATTCTCGCTCGCGCCTTTGCCGGTGGGTGCGACGCCGTGGTGCATCTCGCGACCGTCCCGGGCGGCGCGGCCGAGGCGGATTCCGCGAGCGCCAGGCGTATCAATATCGATGCGACGATCGCGCTGAGCGAGGCGGCGGCCGAAGCGGGCAGGCGTCCGCGCTTCATCCTCGCCAGCAGTATAGCGGTATTTGGCGCCAACCTGCCGGCAACGGTCGATGACGACACACCCTTGCGCCCGCTCCTTGTCTACGGGGCCCATAAAGCGATGATCGAGCAATGGCTCGCGACATTGTCGCGCCGCGACGCGCTCGACGCTCTGTCGCTGCGCCTGCCCGGTATCGTCGCGCGCCCGGCCGGTCCGTCGGGCATGAAGTCCGCGTTCATGAGCGACGTATTTCACGCGCTGCGCGCCGATGCGCCATTCACCAGCCCGGTCGCGGCCGATGCCACGATGTGGCTGATGTCGGTCGACACGGTGGTCGCTGCGCTTGTTCACGCGCTGACGCTCGACTTGGCCCTGCCCGCTGATCGCGCCGTCACTTTGCCCGCGTTGCGTCTGCGGATGGACGAACTGGTTACGACGATCAGCCGCCGGACCGGCATCGACCCCGCTCGTGTCCGCTATGCGCCCGACCCCGATCTGCAGGCCGCGTTCGGCGCCTATCCCGCGCTGGTCACCGCGCGTGGCGATGCGCTCGGTTTCCATCATGACGGCTCGGTCGACCGGCTGGTCGCCTCGGCCCTCGCCACCATCACCAGTCAGGACAGCGTCAAATGA
- a CDS encoding aromatic ring-hydroxylating dioxygenase subunit alpha, whose protein sequence is MTAPFLRNVWYMAAWSSEIGEALFRRRIAGEPILMFRRADGIIAALTDRCSHRFAPLSMGMRVGDTVRCPYHGLTFAADGACVANPFSDVLPKGATIRSWPVVERDGAVWLWAGAPEEADTATIPDFAALMRPCGPPLSGLMPMNAGYQFGTDNLMDLSHIEFVHTGSFAGAGVIFGGEHRVRQSGETLHSDWWMPDVAAPAHTFGIYPPELRCDHWLDMRWNAPASMLLEVGATPKGQSRDEGCIVWQAHILTPESETTAHYFWATTRSSDQVDPGADAFLRGLMGQAFEGEDKPIIEAAFANLDGRDFWGEKPVSLGIDQGGTRARRLIETMLRRETKTA, encoded by the coding sequence ATGACCGCGCCGTTCCTGAGAAACGTCTGGTATATGGCGGCATGGTCCTCGGAGATTGGCGAGGCATTGTTCCGGCGCCGCATCGCGGGTGAACCGATTCTGATGTTCCGCCGCGCAGACGGCATCATCGCCGCGCTGACTGACCGCTGCAGCCACCGCTTTGCACCGCTCAGCATGGGTATGCGGGTCGGCGACACCGTGCGCTGCCCATATCACGGCCTGACCTTCGCCGCCGACGGTGCTTGCGTCGCCAATCCATTCTCAGACGTGCTGCCCAAGGGCGCGACGATTCGCAGCTGGCCGGTGGTCGAGCGCGATGGCGCGGTATGGCTTTGGGCCGGCGCTCCGGAGGAAGCCGATACCGCAACGATTCCTGATTTTGCCGCGCTGATGCGCCCATGTGGTCCGCCGCTGAGCGGGCTGATGCCGATGAACGCCGGCTATCAATTCGGCACCGATAACCTCATGGACCTCAGCCATATCGAGTTCGTCCATACCGGCAGCTTTGCTGGCGCCGGGGTGATCTTCGGCGGCGAGCACCGCGTCCGGCAGAGCGGCGAAACGCTGCATTCCGACTGGTGGATGCCCGATGTGGCGGCACCGGCGCACACCTTCGGCATATACCCGCCCGAGCTGCGCTGCGACCATTGGCTCGACATGCGCTGGAACGCGCCTGCCAGCATGCTGCTTGAGGTCGGCGCGACGCCCAAGGGGCAATCGCGCGACGAAGGCTGCATCGTCTGGCAAGCGCATATCCTGACGCCCGAGAGCGAGACGACCGCGCATTATTTCTGGGCCACCACCCGGTCGAGCGACCAGGTCGACCCTGGCGCCGACGCTTTTCTGCGCGGCCTGATGGGTCAGGCCTTCGAGGGCGAGGACAAGCCGATCATCGAGGCCGCTTTCGCCAATCTCGACGGGCGCGATTTCTGGGGCGAGAAGCCGGTATCGCTCGGCATCGACCAGGGCGGCACGCGTGCGCGCCGGCTGATCGAGACGATGCTGCGCCGCGAGACCAAAACCGCGTGA